The following coding sequences are from one Gossypium hirsutum isolate 1008001.06 chromosome A12, Gossypium_hirsutum_v2.1, whole genome shotgun sequence window:
- the LOC121211197 gene encoding probable polygalacturonase: MEFSKKSQVFETLISAIFLLELLRPNVAEFRAVGLATSTITFRALNCRKHSAVLTDFGGIGDGKTSNTKAFEAAIMNLSQVAPDGGAQLIVPPGKWLTGSFNLTSHFTLFVHKDAVILGSQDESEWPPVALLPSYGRGRDAPSGRLSSLIFGTNLTDVVITGNNGTIDGQGSYWWKLFRDNKMTVTRPYMIEIMYSKQVQISNLTLVNSPSWNVHPIYSSDIIIQHLTVFAPVDSPNTDGIDPDSCTNTRIEDSFIVSGDDCIAVKSGWDEYGIKFNMPTKQLVIRRFACISPSSATIALGSEMSGGIEDVRVEDVTAINTESGVRIKTGVGRGAYVKDVYVRNMTLNTMKYVFWMTGDYGSHPDAEFDQNAFPVIKGINYRDIVADNVTQSAQLDGIGKHPFTDICISNVNIKLAAKPKGVQWNCSDVQGVTNRVSPEPCNLLPRKEIDCPVAKDRLPIEDVQLKTCSISGNF; encoded by the exons ATGGAGTTTTCAAAAAAATCTCAG GTGTTTGAGACACTGATCTCGGCTATATTTTTATTGGAACTACTGAGACCGAATGTAGCAGAATTTCGAGCAGTGGGGCTTGCGACGAGCACCATCACGTTTCGGGCGCTGAATTGCCGCAAACATAGCGCGGTATTGACTGATTTTGGGGGGATCGGTGATGGTAAAACATCTAACACGAAGGCGTTCGAAGCAGCGATTATGAATCTAAGCCAAGTGGCGCCGGACGGTGGTGCACAGCTTATTGTGCCGCCAGGGAAATGGCTAACTGGAAGCTTTAATCTCACCAGCCATTTTACGCTTTTTGTACATAAAGATGCTGTTATTCTTGGATCTCAG GATGAATCGGAGTGGCCGCCTGTTGCTCTTTTGCCTTCATACGGTAGGGGAAGGGATGCCCCTAGTGGAAGGCTCAGCAGCCTTATTTTTGGCACCAACCTCACTGATGTTGTCATTACAG GTAACAACGGCACCATCGATGGCCAAGGTTCATATTGGTGGAAACTGTTCAGGGACAATAAAATGACTGTTACCAGGCCTTACATGATCGAGATCATGTACTCGAAACAAGTCCAGATATCGAATCTAACGTTGGTTAACTCCCCATCATGGAACGTTCATCCCATATACAGCAGTGATATAATAATCCAACACTTGACGGTTTTTGCACCGGTTGATTCTCCCAACACTGATGGAATAGACCCAg ATTCGTGCACGAATACCCGTATCGAAGACAGTTTTATCGTCTCTGGAGACGATTGCATCGCTGTTAAAAGTGGCTGGGATGAATACGGGATCAAATTCAACATGCCGACCAAACAACTAGTGATCAGAAGGTTCGCTTGCATTTCCCCAAGCAGTGCCACCATTGCTCTCGGGAGCGAGATGTCTGGCGGAATTGAAGATGTAAGAGTCGAGGACGTAACGGCGATCAATACGGAATCCGGTGTGAGGATCAAAACTGGGGTGGGAAGAGGAGCTTACGTCAAAGACGTTTACGTTAGGAATATGACGTTGAATACGATGAAGTATGTGTTTTGGATGACGGGTGATTACGGCTCGCATCCGGATGCGGAGTTCGACCAAAACGCGTTCCCTGTGATCAAAGGGATCAATTATAGAGACATTGTGGCCGATAACGTCACCCAATCGGCACAACTGGACGGGATCGGAAAGCATCCATTTACGGATATTTGCATTTCCAATGTCAACATCAAATTGGCTGCAAAGCCAAAGGGGGTGCAATGGAACTGCAGTGATGTTCAAGGAGTTACCAATCGTGTGAGCCCTGAACCATGTAACTTGTTGCCTCGAAAGGAAATTGATTGTCCCGTCGCTAAGGATAGACTGCCCATTGAAGATGTCCAGTTAAAAACTTGTTCGATCAGCggaaacttttaa